The sequence CGCTGTCCGGAATCAGGGTGGAGCGGGCCCCGTGCAGCGCGAGCCGGGGCGGAGCAGCCACCAGGTCAGGCGCAGTGATGACGGCAGCGGCCGCCCCATCGGCAAACAGGGCCAGGCCCACCCAGTTGGACGGGGTTTCGTCCTGCGGGACGAACGTCAGGCTGCACAGTTCCACGGCCACATACAGCACGGCGCGGTGCCCAGCGCGCACCAGGTCGGCAGCGCGGGCCAGCCCTGCTGCGCCCCCCGCGCAGCCCAGGCCCCACAGCGGCAGCCGGGCCGCCTGCGGGCTGAGCCCCAGTTCGCCTATCAGCCAGGCGTCCAGGCTGGGCGTGCTGATGCCCGTGGTGTTGACCAGGACCACGGCGTCAATATCGGCCGGAGTCAGGCCCGCTTCCCGGATGGCCTGGGCCGCCAGCCGGCCGGTCAGGGCGCGGGCTTCTTCCACGAAGGCAGCGTTTTTCTCGGCAAATGAGTGCGGCTGTCTGAACCAGTCCAGCGGCCGGGACAAGGCCCGCTCCTCAATCCGGGCATTGCCGAATACGCCCTGCAAGCTGGAACGGGACGCCAGCCGGGGGAAAAACTGCCCGGCGGCCGCCTGAATCTGGGCCTGTGTCATGCGGTGCGGAGGAGTGCCGGTAACCAGCGAACGCAGCTGCGGAAGTGGAGTCATGGCATTCATTGTGCGCCCAGACCTTCCTGACAGGCCGTAACCTGCGCCGGGGAATCCCCAGGCCGCATCCCCCGGAAAACCGGAAGCCGCAAAAGAGAAGAGGCCGCCCCTTCGAAGAGGAGCGGCCCGGCAAGTCTGCTGCTTTACTTCCCTGCTTCAGTTCCTTACTTCACTTCTCTGCAAAAAAGCCCAGGCGATACTGGCAGCCATCCTCCTCGTTCATGCAGTCGTACATGCTGATAACGGCATAGACAGTCTGGCCGGCCTTGAGCTCATCGCCGTAGACCACGGGATAATCGTCGTCGTAGTCGTCGCGGTACAGCAGGCTGCCGTCGGCCCCGAATAGCGACAGGTCGATGTCGTAGCAGTCGTCGTCGCAGGCAGCCAGCACCAGATAGTTGCCCCCCGCCGGAACTTTGAGCGGAATCAGCCGCTGCTCCTCGGTCAGGAGGCGGCCCATCACGGGAGTGCCGACAGCGCGGTAATCGTCGGCCACCACTTCTTCCACCACGTCGGCGTACATGGGCACCGGGTCGGGGGCGGCCAGGGCCTGCGACGCGGAGAACAGGGCGCCGAGGGCCAGAGCGGCGTAGGTCAGGGTCTGTTTCATGCTTCCTCCTGGGGTTCCGTACCTGGCTCGCCGCGCAGAGCACGCAGCGGGAGCAATGCTGTGTCCAGAGGTCTGGTTGGGGGGAACCTGCACCCACTGTATTCCCTGGGCCAGGCCGTGACCAGAGGCCCGGCTGCAGCCAGCTACAGCAGGTCCTCTTCCTCGCTCAGTTCCCGCTGCCACTCGCTGCGCCCGGCCCGGTCCAGCCGGGCAAACTGCTCGTCGCTGAGGAGCAGCGAGGCGGCGGCCACGTTCTCGCGCAGGTGGGCGGGGCGGGCCGTGCCCGGAATCGGCAGCATCACCGGGCTGCGGCGCAGCAGCCAGGCCAGCGCCGTCTGAGCCGGAGTGGCTCCCAGCTCAGCAGCCACCTCGGCCAGAGCGCCGCCGCCTGCGGCCAGCCGGCCTGCCCCCAGCGGATTCCAGGGCATAAACCCGATACCGTGCTCGGCGCAGTAGTTCAGGACATTCTCGCTGCGGCGGTGAACCAGGTTGTACTGGTTCTGCACCGTCGCCACCGGAACATAACGCTGCGCCACCTCGATGTCTTCCACCTGGCACTCGCTCAGGCCCACATGGCGAATCACGCCCTCGTCACGCAGCTCACGGAGAGCACAGAACTGCTCGTCACGCGGCACCCGGCGGTCGATACGGTGCAGCTGCCACAGGTCGATGCTTTCTACGCCCAGGCGGCGGCGCGAGAGCTGCGCCGCCTGCTTGAGATACTCGGGGCGGCCCAGCGGGCGCCATTCACCGGGGCCGGGGCGCACCTGCCCGCCCTTGGTCGCCACGATAACCGTGTCGTAGGGGTGCAGCACCTGGCGAATCAGTTCCTCGCTCAGGTGAGGGCCGTAGGCGTCGGCCGTGTCTATCAGGTTGATACCCAGCTGCGGTACCAATGCCAGCAATTCGCGGACCGCCTGAATGTCGGCCGGCTCGCCCCAGCCGCTGCGCCCCACCGTATGCAGGGCACCGAAGCCCAGGCGGGCCACCGGCATTTCGCCGCCCAGCGCGAAAGTTCCAGCCGCAGCCGCCAGCGGAGAGGCAGCACTGTCGCCCCCCGAATTCAGGGGGGGCTGTTCTTGTGGTTGGTTCATAGGGCTCCCTTAGGGCGCGGCCTGCACGCCAGAAGGCCGGCCGCGCCCAGTCGGCCCTATTGTGAAAGGTGAATCCTTTATCAATAGTGGCAGCCCCCCCTTGTTCCCGGTGCGGCTCCCGGTTCCTCCGCTTGCCCAGGCCCTTAGCTGTCCTGCTCGGGCTGGCCCACCTTTTCGCGGTACACGTACTGTGACAGCCGCTTGCGGTGGCGGCTGCTCCAGTCGATGCTGGGCCGGGCCTGGTCCGCCGGCAGGTAGCCCAGGCGGTACACCGCCATCAGTTCCAGCTCGGGCGGCACGTTCAGCAGCTCGCGGATGCTCTGCCAGTGCCGGGGGATTTCCATCGGCGTGGACACGAACTGAATCCCCATGCCCAGCTCGCCCACTGCGTTCCAGATGTTCTCTACCGCCGCGCCCATGCCGAACACCGAGTAAAAGCCGCTCAGCTCGCCGGGGCGGTATTCCTCCTTGTCCAGCAGCACAGCCATCAGCAGCGGGCTGCCGGCCACCAGGCGGCGGTTGTCCTCGCCCAGTTTTTTCGGCACGCCCAGTCGCCGCATCAGGCTGAGGCCCGAATCGCTGAAAATCTGCCGGGTAAACGGCCGCAGCGGGGCAGGCAGATGGTCGATATGGATGCCGTCGCGCCGCTCTTCCATCTCGGCCTGCGAGAAGCGGAAGTAGCGGCGGTAACGCTCGAAAAATACCCCAGCGTCAATCAGCTCGGTCATGCTCTGCCCGGCGATGTCGGCAATGCGCCCAATGGTGACCGGGTCCTCGATCAGCACGAAACGCCAGGGCTGCGAGTTGAAATGGCTGGGCGCGGCCTGCGCCACCCGCATCAGGATGCGCTGGTGTTCACGGCTGACCGGGTCCGGCCGGAAAGGGCCGTTGGTGGTGCGGCGGGCCATCAGCCCATCGAGAAGTTCCATCCCTGCAGCGTAGACCATCACATCAGGTCAGAACATCCCGTCAAATTAGTCCAGTCCAGCCTAGTCCAGTCCAGCGCAGTCTCCGGCCACACCAGTCAGGCCGCCTGGCAAAAAGGGCACCCGGACAGGGGGCAGCGGGGCAGGTGAGCGCTATAGTCAGGGCCACCTCCCACAATTCACCCACCCCAAGGAGCTGAGATGACCCAGTCTGCCCATGCTGCCACCCTTTCCGACCCCACCTCGCGCCGGGTCCTGCTTGCCAGCCTGGTGGGCAGCACCATCGAGTGGTTCGACTACTTTCTGTACGGCACGGTGGCCGGGCTGGTGTTCAACAAGCTCTTTTTCCCCACCGAGGACCCGGCGGTGGGCCTGCTGCTCTCGTACGCCTCGTTCGCGCTGGCCTTTTTTATTCGCCCGTTCGGCGGGGTGCTATTCAGCCATATCGGGGACCGCATCGGGCGCAAGCAGACGCTGGTGCTCACCCTGACGCTGATGGGCCTGGCGACCGTGGGCATGGGGCTGCTGCCCACCTATGAAAGCATCGGTATCTGGGCACCGGTACTGCTGATTACGCTGCGGCTGATTCAGGGCCTGGGCATCGGCGGCGAATGGGGCGGGGCGCTGCTGCTGGCGGTGGAACACGCGCCCAGGGAGCGGCGCGGCCTGTTCGGGAGCGTGCCCCAGATGGGCGTAGCGCTGGGCATGCTGCTGGGCACGGTGGCCCTGTCGCTGATGACCCTGCTGCCCGACGAACAGTTCCTGAGCTGGGGCTGGCGGGTGCCGTTTCTCTTCAGCGCCGTGCTGATCGCCTTCGGGCTGTGGATTCGCCGTGGAATAGACGAAACGCCGTCATTCAGGGCCGCGCAGCAAAGCGGCGAACTGGCCGCAGTGCCCCTGGTAGAAACCCTGCGGACCCACTGGCGCGAGGTGCTGATTGCGGTTGGGGCCAAGGTGGTCGAGACGGCACCCTTTTACATCTTCAGTACTTTTGTGGTGTCCTACGCCACCACCCAACTGGGCTTTGACCGCACGGGGACGCTGCTGGCCGTCACAGTGGGCACCGTAGTCACCACCCTGCTGATTCCGGTGATGGGCGCCCTGTCGGACCGCGTGGGCCGCAAGCCGCTGTACATCGGCGGGGCCGCCGCCATGGCGCTGTTCGCCTTCCCCTACTTCTGGCTGCTGCAACAAGGTTCCCTGCCGCTGCTGATTCTGGCGACCGTCATTGGGTTGGGGGTCATCTGGGCACCGATTACGGCGGTGCTGGGCACCATGTTCTCGGAAATCTTCCGTTCCAACGTGCGCTACACCGGCATCACGCTGGGCTACCAGATCGGGGCAGCACTGGCCGGGGGCACTGCCCCGCTGGTCGCCACCGCGCTGCTGAACGCCTACGACAATTCCTATGTGCCGGTGGCCCTGTACATCATTCTGGCCGCGCTGATTTCGCTGGCGGCCGTGGTCCCGGTACGCGAGCGGCAGGGCGAGCACCTCGACCCGCTGCCGGGCGGGCGGGTAGGCTGAGAGCCATGCTGATTCTGGGCGAAGACCAAATCCGCTCCTTTTACGGGATGCGGGAAGCCATCCGTGACCTGACACCGGCGCTGCGGGCCGAACACGCCGGGCAGGTGCAGAACCCGCCCCGGCTGGTGCTGGACGTGCCGGAGCGGGAAGCCTCGGCGCTGTACATGCCCAGTGCCATCGGCGGGCTGGGGGCAGTGGGCTGCAAGGTGGTGACTGTCTTTCCGCAGAATCCGGCGCGCAGCCTGCCCACCATTCAGGGCGTGACCCTGCTGACCGAGGCCGACACCGGACAGCATGTGGCGCTGCTCAGCGCTTCTTATCTGACCCGCCTGCGGACCGGCGCCCTGACCGGCATCGCCGCCCACCATCTGGCCCGCGCTCAGGCGTCGCGCCTGGGGGTCATCGGCACCGGAGGCATGGCACTGGAACAGATTCGCGCGGTGCAGGAGGTGCGCCCGCTGACCGAACTGCGGCTGTTCAACCGCACCGCCGCCAAGGCCGCAGCGCTGGCCGAGGAACTGCGCCCCGAGCTGCCCGGTGTGGACATTCAGGTCTCCCCCAGTGCCGAAGCCCTGGTCGAAGCCTCCGACATGGTGGTGGCGGCCACCCAGTCGAGCACCCCGGTCTTCAGCGGCGAGGCGCTGCAACCCGGCACCTTTCTCAGCGGCATCGGCTCTTACCTGCCTTCCATGCGCGAGGTGGATGAAACCACCATTCGCCGCGCCGACAAGGTCGTGCTGGACACGCTGGAAGGCACCCGCCACGAGGCCGGCGAGCTGATTCACGCCGAGCAGCAGGGGTTCTGGAGCTTCACGCAGGCCCACTCGGACCTGGCCGGCGTGGTGGCCGGCGCCAGAGCAGGCCGCGAGACAGAAGCCGAAATCATCTTCTTCAAGTGCGTGGGCGCCGCCTACTTCGACCTGGCCGTGACGCTGGGCGCCTACCACGAGGCGCAGCGGCAGGGCCTGGGCACCGAAGTGCAGCTGTAAGGTTCACCACGCACCCCACATGCCCGCCCCAAAAGCCAGGGCACAGGCCAGGGCCAGCCGCCAGTGCCCAGCGCGGCCCGGCCGGGTCAGGGGCATC is a genomic window of Deinococcus proteolyticus MRP containing:
- a CDS encoding aldo/keto reductase; translation: MNQPQEQPPLNSGGDSAASPLAAAAGTFALGGEMPVARLGFGALHTVGRSGWGEPADIQAVRELLALVPQLGINLIDTADAYGPHLSEELIRQVLHPYDTVIVATKGGQVRPGPGEWRPLGRPEYLKQAAQLSRRRLGVESIDLWQLHRIDRRVPRDEQFCALRELRDEGVIRHVGLSECQVEDIEVAQRYVPVATVQNQYNLVHRRSENVLNYCAEHGIGFMPWNPLGAGRLAAGGGALAEVAAELGATPAQTALAWLLRRSPVMLPIPGTARPAHLRENVAAASLLLSDEQFARLDRAGRSEWQRELSEEEDLL
- a CDS encoding ornithine cyclodeaminase family protein, producing MLILGEDQIRSFYGMREAIRDLTPALRAEHAGQVQNPPRLVLDVPEREASALYMPSAIGGLGAVGCKVVTVFPQNPARSLPTIQGVTLLTEADTGQHVALLSASYLTRLRTGALTGIAAHHLARAQASRLGVIGTGGMALEQIRAVQEVRPLTELRLFNRTAAKAAALAEELRPELPGVDIQVSPSAEALVEASDMVVAATQSSTPVFSGEALQPGTFLSGIGSYLPSMREVDETTIRRADKVVLDTLEGTRHEAGELIHAEQQGFWSFTQAHSDLAGVVAGARAGRETEAEIIFFKCVGAAYFDLAVTLGAYHEAQRQGLGTEVQL
- a CDS encoding MFS transporter; translation: MTQSAHAATLSDPTSRRVLLASLVGSTIEWFDYFLYGTVAGLVFNKLFFPTEDPAVGLLLSYASFALAFFIRPFGGVLFSHIGDRIGRKQTLVLTLTLMGLATVGMGLLPTYESIGIWAPVLLITLRLIQGLGIGGEWGGALLLAVEHAPRERRGLFGSVPQMGVALGMLLGTVALSLMTLLPDEQFLSWGWRVPFLFSAVLIAFGLWIRRGIDETPSFRAAQQSGELAAVPLVETLRTHWREVLIAVGAKVVETAPFYIFSTFVVSYATTQLGFDRTGTLLAVTVGTVVTTLLIPVMGALSDRVGRKPLYIGGAAAMALFAFPYFWLLQQGSLPLLILATVIGLGVIWAPITAVLGTMFSEIFRSNVRYTGITLGYQIGAALAGGTAPLVATALLNAYDNSYVPVALYIILAALISLAAVVPVRERQGEHLDPLPGGRVG
- a CDS encoding type III polyketide synthase, with translation MNAMTPLPQLRSLVTGTPPHRMTQAQIQAAAGQFFPRLASRSSLQGVFGNARIEERALSRPLDWFRQPHSFAEKNAAFVEEARALTGRLAAQAIREAGLTPADIDAVVLVNTTGISTPSLDAWLIGELGLSPQAARLPLWGLGCAGGAAGLARAADLVRAGHRAVLYVAVELCSLTFVPQDETPSNWVGLALFADGAAAAVITAPDLVAAPPRLALHGARSTLIPDSGDIMGWDVVDGGLKVRFSRSIPALVQQLMAGNVADTLAAAGWTRDDLRFWAVHPGGAKVLDAYAEVLDLTPDDLWASWEVLRRHGNMSSVTVLFVLERLLASGVRGRGLLSAMGPGFSAEQVLIEAL
- a CDS encoding nitroreductase family protein, whose product is MELLDGLMARRTTNGPFRPDPVSREHQRILMRVAQAAPSHFNSQPWRFVLIEDPVTIGRIADIAGQSMTELIDAGVFFERYRRYFRFSQAEMEERRDGIHIDHLPAPLRPFTRQIFSDSGLSLMRRLGVPKKLGEDNRRLVAGSPLLMAVLLDKEEYRPGELSGFYSVFGMGAAVENIWNAVGELGMGIQFVSTPMEIPRHWQSIRELLNVPPELELMAVYRLGYLPADQARPSIDWSSRHRKRLSQYVYREKVGQPEQDS